From Rhodothermales bacterium, one genomic window encodes:
- a CDS encoding site-specific DNA-methyltransferase, translated as MAPHYTYIAPIMAKRSTPSSKQIETLTHTEASRKNIPTAEYQAVMRQEEQHPIRVAYARRNRDLDPQLVWRGKDEQDWSDLVVQAPPLYIQEKIHPKVLIDDLVRRSGSDETDDQLSLFADFNGLPDEGAKTEFYQHDANWTNRMILGDSLQVMASLAEREGLRGKVQCIYLDPPYGIKFNSNFQWSTTSRDVKDGKADHITREPEQVKAFRDTWRDGIHSYLTYLRDRLTVARDLLTDSGSIFVQIGDENVHRIRALMDEVFGEENTVATITLVKTEGSSTKELSQVCDFILWACKSPDNAKSRMIFRDKAEAGKAGDYKLFRDNTGEVCQTDILNTDDGIALTATTSQRPMQGGDLKLFAFRGREYSPGNGTYKTDERGLLRLSKANRLYARANSLRYIRAISDFPVVPLNNLWTDIRWGFDAKDKRYIVETHPGVVARCIFLATDAGDLVLDPTCGSGTTAYVAEQWGRRWITIDTSRVALALARARLMGARYSYYLLADSKEGQLKEAEITRTLPSEAPVQGDIRHGFVYERVPHITLKSIANNAEIDVIWEKFQAILEPLREGLNKALGKSWEEWEIPREVGEGWLDEVKKLHAAWWSARIRRQQEIDASIAAKADFEYLYDRPYEDKKKVRVAGPFTVESLSPHRVLAMDENDELIDGVAEDGAAYAEGQDFASVILENLRMAGVQQAHKSDKITFTSLTPWPGQYICADGRYVEGDAEKRAAVFIGPEFGTVSRPDLVAAAREAGDGGFDVLIACAFNYEAHASEFDKLGRLPVLKARMNADLHMASDLKNTGKGNLFVIFGEPDIDIAEVEGNQIQVRINGVDVFHPQTGEIRSDGAEGIACWFIDTDYNEESFFVRQAYFLGANDPYKALKTTLKAEVDEEAWASLNSDTSRPFEKPKSGRIAVKVINHLGDEVMKVFPVK; from the coding sequence ATGGCGCCACATTACACGTACATTGCCCCGATTATGGCCAAACGCAGCACCCCATCCTCCAAACAAATCGAAACCCTCACCCACACCGAGGCCTCGCGGAAGAACATCCCGACGGCCGAGTATCAGGCGGTGATGCGGCAGGAGGAGCAGCACCCGATCCGGGTGGCGTACGCGCGGCGCAACCGCGACCTCGACCCGCAGCTCGTGTGGCGGGGGAAGGACGAGCAGGACTGGTCCGACCTCGTCGTCCAGGCGCCGCCGCTGTACATCCAGGAGAAGATTCACCCCAAGGTGCTGATCGACGACCTCGTGCGGCGCTCGGGGAGTGACGAGACGGACGACCAGCTCAGCCTTTTCGCCGACTTCAACGGCCTGCCGGACGAGGGCGCGAAGACGGAGTTCTACCAGCACGACGCCAACTGGACCAACCGCATGATCCTGGGCGACAGCCTCCAGGTGATGGCCTCCCTCGCCGAACGCGAGGGGCTTCGCGGCAAGGTGCAGTGCATCTACCTCGACCCGCCGTACGGGATCAAGTTCAACTCAAACTTCCAGTGGTCGACGACAAGTCGCGATGTAAAGGATGGGAAAGCGGACCACATCACGCGTGAGCCGGAGCAGGTGAAGGCGTTCCGGGATACCTGGCGGGATGGGATCCACAGCTACCTGACGTACCTGCGGGATCGGTTGACAGTGGCGCGGGATCTCTTGACGGATTCGGGGTCGATATTTGTTCAGATTGGGGATGAAAATGTCCACCGCATCCGTGCATTGATGGATGAGGTGTTCGGAGAGGAAAACACTGTCGCGACCATCACTTTAGTCAAGACCGAGGGCTCCTCGACTAAGGAACTCAGTCAAGTGTGCGATTTCATCTTGTGGGCCTGTAAGTCGCCAGACAATGCTAAGTCCCGTATGATTTTCCGAGACAAGGCCGAGGCGGGTAAAGCGGGAGACTACAAGCTATTCAGAGATAATACTGGAGAGGTTTGCCAAACTGACATCCTGAATACAGACGACGGTATTGCACTTACTGCCACGACATCGCAGCGTCCGATGCAGGGCGGCGACTTGAAGCTGTTTGCATTCCGAGGGCGTGAGTACTCTCCCGGTAACGGTACCTACAAGACTGACGAACGTGGTCTTCTTCGACTTTCCAAGGCGAACCGTCTTTACGCCCGCGCAAACTCACTGAGATACATACGAGCGATTTCTGACTTCCCAGTAGTCCCCCTTAATAATCTTTGGACGGACATCCGATGGGGCTTTGACGCGAAGGACAAACGCTACATTGTGGAGACGCATCCAGGAGTTGTCGCACGTTGTATTTTCTTGGCCACCGACGCCGGCGACCTCGTCCTCGACCCCACCTGCGGGTCCGGCACGACCGCATATGTTGCCGAGCAGTGGGGCCGGCGGTGGATCACGATCGACACCTCCCGCGTGGCCCTCGCCCTGGCGCGTGCGCGGCTGATGGGGGCGCGGTACAGTTATTACCTGCTGGCGGATAGCAAGGAAGGCCAGCTCAAGGAAGCCGAGATCACCCGCACCCTACCCTCCGAGGCGCCCGTCCAGGGCGACATCCGGCACGGGTTTGTGTACGAGCGGGTGCCACACATCACGTTGAAGTCGATTGCGAATAACGCCGAGATCGATGTGATCTGGGAGAAGTTTCAGGCGATTCTGGAGCCACTGCGGGAGGGGTTGAACAAGGCGCTGGGGAAAAGTTGGGAGGAATGGGAGATTCCTCGCGAGGTCGGGGAAGGCTGGCTCGATGAGGTCAAGAAACTCCACGCAGCCTGGTGGAGTGCCCGGATTCGGCGGCAGCAGGAAATCGACGCCTCCATCGCCGCTAAGGCCGATTTTGAGTACCTGTACGACCGGCCGTATGAGGACAAGAAGAAAGTCCGCGTGGCCGGACCCTTCACCGTCGAGAGCCTCTCCCCGCACCGCGTGCTGGCGATGGACGAAAACGACGAGTTGATCGACGGTGTGGCCGAGGACGGGGCGGCGTATGCCGAGGGACAGGACTTCGCCTCCGTCATCCTGGAGAACCTGCGGATGGCGGGTGTCCAGCAGGCGCACAAGTCCGACAAGATCACCTTCACCTCGCTGACCCCTTGGCCGGGGCAGTACATCTGCGCGGATGGTCGGTATGTGGAGGGCGACGCCGAAAAACGCGCGGCGGTATTCATCGGTCCTGAGTTCGGCACCGTCTCCCGCCCCGATCTGGTGGCCGCGGCGCGCGAGGCCGGCGATGGCGGGTTCGATGTGCTCATCGCGTGTGCGTTTAACTACGAGGCGCACGCGTCGGAGTTCGACAAGCTGGGCCGGCTGCCCGTGCTCAAGGCGCGCATGAACGCCGACCTGCACATGGCGAGTGACCTGAAGAACACCGGCAAAGGCAACCTCTTCGTCATTTTCGGCGAGCCGGACATCGACATCGCAGAAGTCGAGGGCAACCAGATCCAGGTCCGCATCAACGGCGTGGACGTCTTCCACCCCCAGACCGGCGAGATCCGCAGCGACGGCGCCGAGGGCATCGCCTGCTGGTTCATCGACACCGATTACAACGAAGAGAGCTTCTTCGTCCGCCAAGCCTACTTCCTCGGAGCGAACGATCCGTACAAGGCACTGAAGACGACGCTAAAGGCCGAGGTGGATGAGGAGGCCTGGGCGTCGCTGAACAGTGATACGTCGAGGCCTTTCGAGAAGCCGAAGTCCGGGAGGATTGCGGTGAAGGTGATCAATCATCTGGGGGATGAGGTGATGAAGGTGTTCCCTGTCAAATAA
- a CDS encoding UpxY family transcription antiterminator: protein MHWRIFYTAPRAETKAEERLLGQGVEVFLPRCTTLRRWSDRMKKVTEPLFTSYLFARVDERGRMQVLQTPGVVRCLSFGGRLASISDDEIERLRITQRDLDRLTLHPTWVPPIGREVVVKAGPFEGLRGDVIEHRGQCSVMVRVHAIKQAVRVQVPAEYVREAELAL from the coding sequence ATGCACTGGCGCATCTTTTACACCGCACCACGGGCCGAAACGAAGGCGGAAGAGCGCTTGCTCGGGCAGGGCGTCGAGGTCTTTTTGCCTCGCTGCACGACCCTGCGCCGCTGGAGCGACCGAATGAAGAAGGTGACCGAACCGCTGTTTACGAGCTACCTGTTCGCACGGGTGGACGAGCGCGGGCGGATGCAGGTGTTGCAGACGCCGGGCGTCGTGCGGTGCCTCAGCTTCGGCGGCCGGCTCGCGTCGATCTCCGACGACGAGATCGAGCGACTCCGGATCACGCAGCGGGACCTCGACCGGCTGACCCTGCATCCGACCTGGGTACCGCCCATCGGCCGCGAGGTCGTCGTCAAGGCCGGCCCCTTCGAGGGGCTTCGGGGCGACGTCATCGAGCACCGGGGCCAGTGTTCGGTCATGGTGCGCGTGCATGCCATCAAGCAGGCCGTGCGCGTGCAGGTGCCGGCCGAGTATGTGCGGGAAGCCGAACTCGCCCTCTGA
- a CDS encoding SIR2 family protein: protein MKKTPEYLDADKSILFLGSGFSSSARNIRGDFMPTGTDLKRRLAKVLNVSESSYDLTTIASEVASNSDINIYQLMYETFTTLSPSEEQLALLTYPWLRIYTTNYDDIIEHSYRQLQKPIYSFSYDENKPRKIFPGSIIHLHGSIRDINEDNVNDHLILNEQSYVRQSFQHSVWYDEFTRDLRFCTNCFFVGYSLADYHISALLMQANLIKHKVYFITNKPDNIFTNRTQDYGTVLPIQLAGFTKLLDQLPKRTKKLNLNNLKVFKHINPYKDNKALSDPTSNEIANLITYGTFNEHRCMSSLPEPKYVIPRKEKSNEALLALENAKTLLVHSKLGNGKTVFLYILAHKLSQQGYMCFRCKESTELLIPELELLKSYEKIAIFFESYDTAIETIKTIEQHTPQAKYIIEVRTGIQEVRLHEIHDRFPTPISRFDLNQLSTIEKNDFIQVLDKAGLLGRTENRTIEECHDLREIVVALYNNREIKTKLEKEIEPLLRDRITSTIIISSHILRWIGHDSNSAFLRVVTGNDAYAEVAKFKETALDIFIFSENEFRAQSALFSEFMIDNYFQPNDVIQIISSMITEALKRREDRSFRAISSKLMQVSVLKRILKNHIESESSIRSLFNTLQNNNNVNNEPLFWLQYSILMMDIGDLGIAEKFIETAYNRASKKQGFKTYQIDTHALRLFLKAEIISQEKRVVRFNDIIDLLEKVSSMTLEDSHRDFALRVIVDIEPFVQSRLSSFNSFEINTLLIQLNRLNSNVSQLQSRHADFETNIESRNALASVQSAISTLSKHLKLSQ from the coding sequence ATGAAAAAGACACCTGAGTATCTTGACGCGGATAAATCTATTCTTTTTCTCGGTTCTGGTTTTTCGAGTAGTGCTCGGAATATCCGCGGCGATTTCATGCCAACAGGTACCGACTTAAAAAGGCGACTAGCAAAGGTTTTGAATGTTAGCGAAAGCTCCTACGACCTCACAACAATAGCAAGTGAAGTTGCCAGCAATTCAGATATTAACATATATCAATTGATGTATGAGACATTCACAACTCTCTCACCATCAGAGGAACAACTAGCACTACTCACTTACCCCTGGCTACGAATATACACCACAAATTATGATGACATTATTGAGCACAGCTACAGACAACTACAAAAACCAATATATAGTTTTAGCTACGATGAAAATAAACCACGCAAAATATTCCCGGGCTCCATTATTCACCTACATGGCTCAATCAGAGATATAAATGAGGACAATGTCAATGACCATCTCATACTAAATGAACAATCATACGTTCGGCAGAGTTTTCAACACTCAGTTTGGTACGACGAATTCACAAGGGACCTTCGCTTTTGCACAAATTGCTTCTTTGTGGGATACAGTCTAGCTGATTACCACATTTCAGCTCTCTTAATGCAGGCAAATCTAATCAAACACAAGGTCTACTTCATAACCAATAAGCCCGACAATATATTTACCAATCGCACACAAGATTATGGCACAGTTCTGCCAATACAACTAGCGGGCTTTACAAAACTACTAGACCAATTACCCAAAAGAACAAAGAAACTCAATCTCAATAATCTAAAAGTATTCAAACACATAAATCCCTACAAAGACAACAAAGCGCTCTCAGATCCAACTTCAAATGAAATCGCAAATCTAATTACTTACGGCACATTTAACGAACACAGGTGCATGTCCTCTCTACCAGAACCCAAATATGTCATTCCAAGAAAAGAAAAATCCAACGAAGCGTTACTTGCATTAGAAAACGCAAAAACACTTCTAGTACACTCAAAGCTTGGAAATGGAAAGACAGTTTTTTTATACATACTAGCACACAAACTGTCCCAGCAGGGGTACATGTGTTTTCGGTGCAAGGAATCAACCGAACTACTTATCCCAGAACTTGAGTTACTAAAATCATACGAGAAAATAGCAATATTTTTTGAGTCCTATGATACAGCCATTGAAACCATTAAGACAATTGAACAACATACACCTCAAGCCAAGTATATCATTGAAGTTCGCACGGGAATTCAAGAAGTACGACTACATGAAATACATGATCGTTTTCCTACTCCCATCAGCAGGTTCGATCTCAATCAGCTATCAACAATTGAAAAGAATGATTTCATACAAGTCTTAGACAAGGCAGGATTACTAGGCAGAACAGAAAATAGGACAATTGAGGAGTGCCACGATCTCCGAGAGATTGTCGTTGCATTGTATAATAACAGAGAAATAAAAACAAAACTCGAGAAAGAAATTGAACCTCTTCTTCGGGATCGCATCACCAGCACTATTATCATATCCAGTCATATACTGCGATGGATTGGACACGACTCAAACTCAGCATTCCTCAGAGTAGTGACTGGAAATGACGCATACGCCGAAGTCGCAAAGTTCAAAGAAACAGCACTTGATATATTTATATTTTCAGAGAATGAATTCCGAGCTCAATCTGCTTTATTCTCCGAATTCATGATCGACAACTACTTCCAACCTAATGACGTCATACAAATCATCTCCTCCATGATAACTGAGGCACTTAAGAGGCGCGAAGATAGGTCATTCAGGGCAATATCAAGTAAGCTGATGCAAGTATCAGTATTAAAAAGAATACTTAAAAACCACATTGAGTCAGAATCTAGCATTCGCAGTTTATTCAACACACTTCAGAACAATAACAACGTCAACAATGAACCACTTTTCTGGCTCCAATATTCCATTCTAATGATGGATATCGGCGATCTTGGTATTGCAGAGAAGTTCATCGAAACCGCATACAATCGCGCCAGCAAGAAGCAAGGATTTAAGACCTATCAAATCGATACGCACGCATTGCGATTATTTCTTAAAGCAGAGATCATATCCCAGGAGAAACGCGTGGTACGATTCAACGACATTATTGATTTACTCGAGAAAGTTTCATCCATGACCCTTGAAGACAGCCACAGAGATTTTGCATTAAGGGTTATTGTTGACATTGAACCTTTCGTGCAGAGCAGATTATCATCATTCAATTCATTTGAAATTAACACTCTACTAATCCAGTTAAATCGACTCAACAGCAATGTTTCTCAACTACAGAGTAGGCATGCGGATTTCGAAACAAACATCGAATCACGCAATGCATTAGCAAGCGTTCAATCAGCCATATCAACACTGTCTAAACACCTCAAGTTATCACAATAG
- a CDS encoding nucleotidyltransferase domain-containing protein: MTKTVQLALDDAHVWLRQHYGERLSHVVLYGSHARGDARPDSDVDVLVVLKGTYDLYTEIKQLVQLQTDLLDRYGELVAFQPYSEAEYQQLDGAFMTIVREEGLVL, encoded by the coding sequence ATGACCAAAACCGTTCAACTCGCTCTGGATGATGCCCATGTTTGGCTTCGCCAGCACTATGGCGAACGACTGTCACATGTTGTCCTCTATGGATCACACGCCCGCGGCGATGCGCGGCCTGACAGCGATGTGGATGTCCTGGTGGTACTAAAAGGCACCTACGATCTCTACACAGAAATTAAGCAGTTGGTCCAGCTACAGACAGACCTTTTGGACCGTTACGGCGAATTGGTTGCCTTCCAGCCCTATTCCGAAGCAGAGTACCAGCAGTTGGACGGGGCGTTCATGACGATTGTCCGAGAAGAGGGGCTGGTGTTGTGA
- a CDS encoding 3'-5' exonuclease, translating to MQFRIADTFTDSLARLTNDEQKAVKTTAFDLQMNPAHPSLQFHKLDRAKDPRFWSVRVSQDIRLIIHRSDASLLLCYVDHHDEAYRWAERRKLETHPKTGAAQFVEIRERVEEIPVYVHVAQPAPEKPALFAHYTHEALLAFGVPEEWVEDVRSATEATILELSDHLPAEAAEALLEIATGGSPRPVAEASPEVAPFEHPDAQRRFRVVANVEELERALEFPWDKWTLFLHPSQRDLVERDFSGPARVSGTAGTGKTIVALHRAVHLARQHPEARVLLTTFSDTLANALRGKLRRLIHNEPRLGERLEVHAIDAIGRRLNDLHFGAMEVASRDKVRSVIRETAAAIDGHSFSLTFLYNEWENVVDAWRLETWEAYRDVRRLGRKTRLPESQRLVLWSLFDRVRLTLEREGLMTYAQMYTLLADRYTAEPNPPFECIVVDEAQDVSVAQLRFLAAMAGGRPNALFFAGDLGQRIFQQPFSWASLGVEVRGRSRTLRINYRTSHQIRRQADLLLSPEITDVDGNTESRRGAISVFNGPPPVVEMLDSPEAEIEGVSQWLAEREDEGVAPHEIGVVVRSEREIARATAAVEAAGMPYRVLDDTVETTTGFVSISTMHRAKGLEFRAVVVMACDDDVIPSQERIETVSDQADLEEVYHTERHLLYVACTRARDQLLVTSGGPASEFLEDMRG from the coding sequence ATGCAATTCCGCATCGCCGACACCTTCACCGACAGCCTCGCCCGGCTGACGAATGACGAGCAGAAAGCCGTCAAGACGACGGCGTTCGACCTCCAGATGAACCCCGCGCACCCGAGCCTGCAATTCCACAAGCTCGACAGGGCGAAGGACCCGAGGTTCTGGTCGGTGCGAGTGAGTCAGGATATTCGGCTGATCATTCACCGGTCGGACGCGAGCCTGCTGCTTTGTTATGTCGACCATCACGATGAGGCGTATCGGTGGGCCGAACGCCGAAAGCTGGAGACCCACCCGAAGACCGGAGCCGCGCAGTTCGTAGAGATCCGGGAGCGGGTAGAGGAGATTCCGGTCTATGTACACGTGGCGCAGCCGGCGCCCGAAAAGCCGGCCCTGTTCGCGCACTACACTCACGAAGCACTCCTCGCTTTTGGCGTTCCGGAAGAATGGGTGGAGGATGTCCGGAGCGCGACTGAAGCCACGATTCTGGAGCTGAGCGATCATCTTCCGGCGGAGGCCGCCGAGGCGCTCCTGGAAATCGCCACGGGCGGATCGCCGCGGCCTGTCGCCGAGGCATCACCAGAGGTGGCGCCATTCGAGCACCCGGATGCGCAGCGGCGTTTCCGCGTTGTGGCCAACGTCGAAGAACTCGAGCGTGCCCTCGAATTCCCCTGGGACAAGTGGACGCTCTTCCTCCACCCATCCCAGCGCGACCTCGTCGAGCGCGACTTTTCGGGGCCGGCGCGGGTGTCCGGCACCGCCGGCACGGGGAAGACCATCGTCGCCCTCCACCGGGCGGTGCACCTGGCCCGGCAGCATCCGGAGGCCCGAGTGCTCCTCACCACCTTTTCCGACACCCTGGCCAACGCGCTGCGCGGCAAGCTGCGCCGGCTGATTCACAACGAACCCCGACTCGGCGAGCGGCTCGAGGTGCATGCGATCGACGCCATCGGTCGCCGGCTGAACGACCTGCACTTCGGCGCCATGGAGGTCGCCTCGCGCGACAAGGTGCGGAGCGTGATCCGGGAGACCGCGGCGGCTATCGACGGGCATTCCTTCTCCCTGACGTTCCTGTATAACGAGTGGGAAAATGTCGTCGACGCCTGGAGGCTGGAGACCTGGGAAGCGTACCGCGACGTACGCCGGCTGGGCCGCAAGACGCGACTTCCTGAAAGCCAGCGGCTGGTCCTCTGGTCGTTGTTCGACCGGGTCCGCCTCACGCTGGAGCGCGAGGGGCTGATGACCTATGCCCAGATGTACACCCTGCTGGCAGACCGGTACACGGCCGAGCCGAACCCTCCATTCGAATGCATCGTCGTCGACGAAGCGCAGGACGTGAGCGTAGCACAGCTCCGGTTTCTTGCGGCGATGGCCGGCGGCCGGCCCAACGCCCTCTTTTTCGCTGGCGACCTCGGGCAACGCATCTTCCAGCAGCCGTTTTCGTGGGCCTCGCTCGGCGTGGAGGTACGCGGCCGCTCGCGCACCCTGCGCATCAATTACCGCACGTCCCACCAGATCCGCCGGCAGGCCGACCTGCTGCTGAGTCCAGAGATCACCGATGTCGACGGCAACACCGAAAGCCGGCGGGGCGCCATCTCCGTCTTCAACGGCCCGCCTCCGGTAGTCGAGATGCTCGACAGCCCCGAGGCCGAGATCGAAGGGGTGAGTCAGTGGCTGGCTGAACGCGAGGATGAAGGAGTGGCCCCGCATGAGATCGGCGTGGTGGTCCGCTCGGAACGCGAGATCGCACGGGCTACCGCGGCCGTAGAGGCGGCCGGAATGCCGTATCGCGTACTCGACGACACGGTCGAGACCACTACGGGCTTTGTGTCGATCAGCACGATGCACAGGGCAAAGGGGCTGGAGTTCCGGGCTGTGGTCGTCATGGCGTGCGACGACGACGTAATCCCGTCCCAGGAACGGATCGAAACCGTGTCCGACCAGGCCGACCTCGAGGAGGTCTACCACACCGAGCGGCACCTGCTGTACGTGGCGTGCACTCGGGCGCGAGATCAACTGCTGGTGACGAGCGGCGGGCCAGCGTCGGAGTTTTTGGAAGATATGCGCGGCTAG
- a CDS encoding HEPN domain-containing protein, translating to MKPESQALFAKANRALRTAKLCLDDGDAVGSLNRAYYAAFYAASAALHQAGEMTKTHNGAMKQFHARFVATGDLPGELGGIFRQAYEFRERADYDAMTVFEEAGIHHLIEDVSRFIADVERLTRQRI from the coding sequence GTGAAGCCGGAAAGCCAGGCATTATTCGCCAAAGCCAATCGCGCGCTGCGCACCGCGAAACTCTGTTTGGATGATGGAGATGCCGTTGGGTCGCTGAATCGTGCCTATTATGCGGCTTTCTACGCAGCAAGTGCTGCGCTACATCAGGCAGGAGAGATGACGAAGACACACAATGGAGCCATGAAACAGTTTCATGCACGATTCGTGGCAACCGGCGACCTGCCAGGGGAACTAGGAGGCATCTTTCGACAAGCCTACGAATTCCGTGAGCGGGCTGATTATGACGCTATGACCGTTTTCGAAGAGGCCGGCATACACCACTTGATCGAAGATGTGTCCCGATTTATTGCAGATGTCGAGCGCCTGACCAGGCAAAGGATCTGA
- a CDS encoding polysaccharide biosynthesis tyrosine autokinase: MAVPTFPSKAPGRNPIAPRTEPSPFFDAPAPAEPEPAHEASQGEQLLNLLFRGRWFIFLSFVLTLTGTGIYTYLQVPIFRADSLVLVDNRIAPDLKDALDTTPGNRRGPGRSVETEIYVLQRSLDVATQVAERLIAARIDPVTGRPISLIAGATSPAQLAYTVQNLVSIQREPVADVLRISAVSTDPNEASLLANFYAEELVDRALWRSRSRLSATRAFLENEANERNRELRALEEQMKTFLHENGGLTMSSEATALIDQVSTLEQARTQNELELKLKRVSAEMLAQDLAGMQPKLARHLADNTAEEIKRAQTAIADIDARLDQIYRQNPGLKGSPEAASNPTLASLNRELTALQDTLSRLSTSYVDDAGLALEGDGLSTLSQIQRQLADERQEIARLEARGQLYRRQLDEYGATLNSLPAQQIALTQLQRSLQTTERAYLFLREKLEEVRISEESEQGYAEVIRQAFAPPFPEYPDKPRNLILGGLVGLLIGLGLAMLHQQRTRGIIFSPEDLQQRSYPLIGIIPAMTPEAPPPAPAGTTALQRPNVDAMLINGLSPASMVVDAYRKLRFNILNTSLGERIQTITITSPNPGEGKSLTALNLGIAMAQTGRRTVVVDTDLRCPTVHAKLGMANKPGFIEMMQARHLQFRRALPEQNNLYVLTAGASYANASEILASPDMPVFVNELKRHFDIVIFDTPPYLAVSDAVFVSSFSDATVIVASAGKTRDYEVREGIRDFSQAGHRVIGTVLNAFDPSSLAGNRARYRYYREDAYYTLDAA; this comes from the coding sequence ATGGCCGTACCAACGTTCCCGAGCAAAGCGCCCGGTCGTAATCCGATCGCACCCAGGACGGAGCCCTCGCCGTTTTTCGACGCCCCCGCGCCGGCCGAGCCCGAACCCGCGCACGAAGCCAGCCAGGGCGAGCAGCTGCTCAACCTGCTCTTCCGCGGCCGCTGGTTCATCTTCCTCTCGTTCGTGCTGACCCTGACGGGGACCGGCATCTATACCTATCTACAGGTACCCATCTTCCGGGCCGACAGCCTCGTGCTGGTCGACAACCGGATCGCGCCCGACCTCAAGGACGCCCTCGACACCACGCCCGGCAATCGGCGGGGCCCCGGGCGCTCCGTCGAAACCGAGATCTACGTGCTCCAGCGGTCGCTGGACGTCGCCACCCAGGTGGCCGAGCGGCTCATCGCGGCGCGCATCGACCCCGTCACTGGCCGGCCGATCAGCCTGATCGCCGGCGCCACGTCGCCGGCCCAGCTCGCCTACACCGTCCAGAACCTAGTGTCGATCCAGCGCGAACCCGTGGCCGACGTGCTCCGGATCTCGGCTGTGTCGACCGATCCGAACGAAGCCAGCCTGCTCGCCAATTTCTACGCGGAAGAACTCGTGGACCGCGCCCTCTGGCGGAGCCGGAGCCGGCTCTCGGCCACACGCGCCTTCCTCGAAAACGAGGCCAACGAGCGAAATCGCGAGCTGCGCGCGCTCGAGGAGCAGATGAAGACGTTCCTGCACGAAAACGGCGGCCTCACGATGAGCTCGGAGGCGACGGCCCTGATCGACCAGGTGTCGACGCTGGAGCAGGCGCGGACCCAGAACGAACTCGAGCTGAAGCTGAAGCGGGTGTCCGCCGAGATGCTGGCGCAGGATCTCGCCGGCATGCAGCCGAAACTCGCGCGGCACCTCGCCGACAACACGGCCGAGGAGATCAAACGCGCCCAGACGGCCATCGCCGACATCGACGCCCGGCTCGACCAGATCTACCGCCAGAACCCGGGGCTCAAGGGCTCGCCGGAGGCGGCCTCCAACCCGACCCTCGCCAGCCTGAATCGGGAGCTCACCGCCCTGCAGGACACCCTGTCGCGGCTGTCGACCTCCTACGTCGACGACGCCGGCCTCGCGCTCGAAGGCGACGGCCTCTCTACCCTCAGCCAGATCCAGCGCCAACTCGCCGACGAGCGGCAGGAAATCGCCCGCCTCGAGGCGCGCGGCCAGCTCTATCGCCGGCAGCTCGACGAATACGGCGCCACGCTGAACAGCCTGCCGGCGCAGCAGATCGCGCTCACCCAGCTCCAGCGTTCGCTCCAGACGACGGAACGCGCCTACCTCTTCCTGCGCGAAAAGCTCGAGGAGGTCCGCATCTCCGAAGAATCCGAGCAGGGCTATGCCGAAGTGATCCGTCAGGCGTTCGCCCCGCCCTTTCCGGAATATCCCGACAAGCCGCGCAACCTCATCCTCGGCGGACTGGTGGGCCTGCTGATCGGGCTCGGCCTGGCCATGCTGCACCAGCAGCGCACGCGCGGCATCATCTTTTCACCGGAAGACCTGCAACAGCGGTCCTATCCGCTCATCGGCATCATCCCCGCGATGACGCCCGAGGCGCCGCCGCCGGCGCCGGCCGGCACCACGGCCCTGCAACGCCCGAACGTCGATGCCATGCTGATCAACGGGCTGTCGCCGGCCTCCATGGTGGTCGACGCCTACCGGAAGCTGCGGTTCAACATCCTGAACACGAGCCTCGGCGAACGCATCCAGACCATCACGATCACGAGCCCGAATCCCGGCGAAGGCAAGAGCCTCACGGCGCTCAATCTCGGGATCGCGATGGCTCAGACGGGCCGGCGCACGGTCGTCGTGGACACCGACCTGCGGTGCCCGACCGTACACGCCAAACTCGGCATGGCCAACAAGCCCGGCTTTATCGAGATGATGCAGGCGCGTCACCTCCAGTTTCGGCGCGCGCTGCCCGAACAGAACAACCTGTACGTGCTGACCGCCGGCGCCAGCTACGCCAACGCCTCCGAGATCCTGGCGTCGCCGGACATGCCGGTGTTCGTCAACGAACTGAAACGGCATTTCGACATCGTCATCTTCGACACGCCGCCTTATCTGGCCGTGTCGGATGCGGTGTTTGTCTCGAGCTTCTCCGACGCCACGGTAATCGTGGCCTCGGCCGGAAAAACACGCGACTATGAGGTGCGCGAGGGGATTCGGGACTTCAGCCAGGCCGGACATCGCGTCATCGGCACGGTGCTGAACGCGTTCGATCCCTCCTCGCTCGCCGGCAACCGCGCGCGCTACCGGTATTACCGGGAGGATGCGTATTACACGCTGGACGCGGCGTGA